From Fundulus heteroclitus isolate FHET01 chromosome 14, MU-UCD_Fhet_4.1, whole genome shotgun sequence, the proteins below share one genomic window:
- the LOC118565691 gene encoding claudin-15-like encodes MVSVSWYAFNITQDFFDPYYPGIRYEIGEGLYIGWCSAVLAIAGGVCLTCSCQIGREEKYPLAYQSRGTAYSGAAPSRSAAASTYGRNAYV; translated from the exons ATGGTCTCCGTGTCATGGTACGCCTTCAACATCACCCAGGACTTCTTTGACCCCTACTACCCAGGGATCAG GTACGAAATAGGAGAAGGACTTTACATCGGCTGGTGCTCGGCTGTGCTCGCCATCGCCGGGGGAGTCTGCCTCACGTGCTCCTGCCAAATAGGCAGGGAGGAGAAATA CCCGTTGGCTTATCAAAGCAGGGGAACGGCGTACTCTGGAGCTGCACCCAGCAGAAGCGCCGCAGCCAGCACTTATGGACGAAACGCTTACGTCTGA